From one Anopheles cruzii chromosome 3, idAnoCruzAS_RS32_06, whole genome shotgun sequence genomic stretch:
- the LOC128275763 gene encoding acyl-CoA Delta-9 desaturase-like translates to MAPNATVEATGVLNEVDAETIDGGLAKDVAPLKRAEKRKIKLVWRNVIAFGYLHLAAVYGAWLMLTSARLYTIAFAFILYVMSGLGITAGAHRLWAHRSYKAKLPLRIILAAFNTIAFQDCALHWARDHRVHHKYSETDADPHNATRGFFFSHIGWLLCRKHPEVIAKGKQLDISDLESDPVLRFQRKHYMILMPLACFVLPTIAPVYFWNETWTNAWFVATLFRWTFILNVTWLVNSAAHKWGDKPYDKSISPSENRTVASFAFGEGWHNYHHVFPWDYKTAELGNYRMNMTTAFIDFFSKIGWAYDLKTVSNEIVEKRVKRTGDGSHPTWGWGDKDQDQYEIKHATIINQKED, encoded by the exons ATGGCACCAAACGCAACGGTCGAAGCGACGGGCGTGTTGAACGAGGTGGACGCCGAAACTATTGACGGTGGACTGGCCAAGGACGTGGCACCGTTGAAGCGCGCCGAGAAGCGCAAGATCAAGCTGGTCTGGAGGAACGTAATTGCATTCGGCTACCTACATCTGGCCGCCGTCTACGGTGCGTGGCTGATGTTGACATCCGCTCGCCTGTACACGATCGCATTTG CATTTATTCTGTATGTAATGTCCGGCCTGGGCATCACGGCCGGTGCCCATCGATTGTGGGCCCACCGATCGTACAAAGCTAAGCTGCCGCTTCGCATCATTCTGGCCGCGTTCAACACGATCGCTTTCCAGGACTGTGCGCTACACTGGGCCCGTGACCACCGGGTGCACCACAAGTACTCGGAAACCGATGCCGACCCGCACAACGCGACTCGTGGCTTCTTCTTTTCGCACATCGGCTGGCTGTTGTGCCGCAAGCATCCGGAAGTTATTGCCAAGGGCAAGCAGCTTGACATCAGTGACCTGGAGAGCGATCCCGTCCTGCGTTTCCAGCGCAA ACATTACATGATTCTGATGCCGCTGGCCTGCTTCGTGTTGCCGACGATTGCTCCGGTATACTTCTGGAACGAAACTTGGACCAACGCATGGTTTGTTGCGACCCTGTTCCGCTGGACATTCATACTGAACGTGACCTGGCTGGTGAACAGCGCTGCCCACAAGTGGGGCGATAAGCCGTACGACAA GAGCATTTCGCCCTCGGAGAACCGTACGGTGGCGTCGTTCGCTTTCGGCGAAGGATGGCACAACTATCATCATGTGTTCCCGTGGGACTACAAAACGGCCGAGCTGGGCAACTATCGGATGAACATGACCACGGCATTCATTGATTTCTTCTCCAAAATCGGCTGGGCGTACGACCTGAAGACGGTTTCGAACGAGATCGTGGAGAAGCGTGTCAAGCGCACCGGCGACGGTAGCCATCCGACCTGGGGCTGGGGCGATAAGGATCAGGATCAGTACGAGATCAAGcacgccaccatcatcaaccaAAAAGAGGACTAA